One stretch of Arachis duranensis cultivar V14167 chromosome 1, aradu.V14167.gnm2.J7QH, whole genome shotgun sequence DNA includes these proteins:
- the LOC107471846 gene encoding protein CYSTEINE-RICH TRANSMEMBRANE MODULE 9 codes for MMSHTNDQNQPHQDKEAYKSKDTAMAPMNPVPGPPPAAITLHENYTHQVPPYEEQTKFKGGFWRGFCAGLCCGCCLDICF; via the exons ATGATGAGTCACACTAATGATCAAAACCAGCCTCATCAAGATAAAG AGGCATATAAGTCAAAAGACACTGCAATGGCTCCTATGAATCCAGTTCCAGGTCCACCACCTGCTGCTATCACTCTTCATGAGAACTACACTCACCAAGTTCCTCCATATGAAGAACAAACTAAGTTCAAGGGAGGGTTCTGGAGAGGATT TTGTGCTGGATTGTGCTGCGGCTGTTGTTTGGACATATGCTTTTGA